TTCAAGGAGTATGTAAAGGGGGTGTTCTTGAGACACGCAATTTTCAATAAATTATCTATTTCACTTTAGGAAAACAAGATGTTTGTTTTCACGCTTGGAAAGTTAGCCTACGTAAAATCGGAGCTTGTATAGGTTGTTAGTTTACAATAATGCAAGCcacaataatttataatcatCTTTGCTACTCAATGGATGACGGAATAAAAACATCGCTTAAATCTACTCATAATCGATCcatgtgagattttttttcttctctaatCGTCTTCATTGGCTGGTTATAGTGTCTTCTCTTGCAATTGTATATGGTACTGGCACTGATAGATTAATGTTCAGGGCGGTGGGGAGATGTTTTTGAACGGGTGACTTGGATGGTGATGGCTCGACGACGGATGAATTGCTAAACAGCGTATTTTAACTCAATTttcgtgtattttttataaaaattttctataggaaaattatttttaaaaatcatattagtctattttatattttttataattaataattaattaatcatatactaatatattgctATGTTTTCCGTACCAGCTAGTCTTACCGTAAGCCGAATGTTGTTGTGGTCtccttaggccttgtttagttgccaaaaatttttggtaaaagatcatgtcaaacgtttgaccgaatgtcggaggaattttcggacacaaataaaaaaacaaatttcacagctcgtctggaaaccgcgagatgaatcttttgcctaattaatctgttattagcacatgttggttattgtagcatttatggctaatcatacactaattaggctcaaaagattcgtctcacgatttccccatATCTATAAAATTAGCTTTtataagtgtccaaagattcgatgtgatgtttttgagaaaagtttttgaaactaaacggggccttagcAACGAGGAAAAGAATGTAGTAGGCTGATGGATGCAACAGATCCGATATTAAGAGTTGTCGAATACATGAAAGGATAGATAGGCAAAGAGAATATTATTGTTTAGGAGAGGGTAGgacaatgaaaatattatgacaCATATaagaggaggagggaaggaGGTGGTGAGGTGGATGGCAATGTTGCGCTTGGTACTGGGAGAGATGAGAGGAAGATGGCAAGGCAAATGACAACGAAAGTCATGATAACCAGAGAGGGGCAACAGTGGATGTGCAAAGcgatctcttttttttcaattttttgaactattttaattttaattttaaaattaaactctccctaaacttattttgatatCTTAATATTTTAGTCACACCACTCTATATGAAGTGGCCAAATAACACCTTTACGCTAGACTGACGGTGCGACAATGTTATTTGGTCATACCAATGAGAATGGCATTTAGCACTACACAATGTGGACGAAAGGTTTATATCTACAAATAAGTTTTAGAATTTAGtttgataattttaaaatgaaaaagttaaaataataataataaatttttacaaaGGGAAACTGGAGGATGAGATGAGAGGTCTATACGAACCTTGCGACACTGAAGCATTTCTAGCTGCACGAAAGGGAGATGACCTATATAAGGAGTCATCTTTTGTTTTAACATGTTtgtataattagcaaataaaacttttatttacgtGTTCATATcaatgaaaaagccaaaacttaaaaataaactaaaaaaccttaattttaaatttaaggttgaaaattttaaattacaaaagccaaaagataatgGCATTAGAGCAAACCCAGCAAATCATACATCCTATCAtccatcttaaaaatagatgatgtgtGAGAAAAAAGAGGTTCTAGCAAATTATATATCTtatcatccaaaaataaagcATCACAAAGCATCACCCATTGAAAAGAGAAGTtccaaatataaaatgttctctctccaccCGCCATATCTGAACATCCCATCACAAGAGGAGAAAACAATATCAACATAATTGAAgatgattataaaatattaataaaatatatattgatgaaacaatataaatattatgttaAAGCGatgtattatataaataaaagatctattttaaatggtcatataaataataatataaatgataaaatttagatgagctccCTCATGAAAACCCTGTTTACCGACAAATACACAATCTATTGATAGTGTATACCATGTGGGCCACAAACCACGCGCTTCCGTCAGCGCATAGGAAGACCGTACGGGACCTGCCAGATAGTGCCAGCGCCCAATATTAACCACAAGGTCATCAGGGTTTGACCGGCTTAAACAGACAAAGACAAAAGAGGCCCTACCAGACTAACCTCAACAGAAAAGACTATAATTTCCTGTTGCATTTAGGGTGCGTTTagattgcaaaaatttttacgaCAAATATcacgtcaaacgtttgactatgtgtcggaagaggttttcggatacaaatgaaaaaataaattacagattccaccaaaaaactgcgagacgaattttttgagtctaattataccatcattagcacatatttgttactgtagcacttatagctaataatggcctaattagtctcaaaaaattcgtcttgcgatttctcccataactgtacaattagttttttggtttatctatatttaatgcttcatttaaatgtccaagatccgatgtaatgtttttattgaaactttttgagaactaaatgAGGCCTTAACTTAATACCTCCAATCATGTTACCTACTTGACGTCATTGCACTTGGCTCTCCAGCATAGCAGAAGCCACTTTTAGGCATTTGAATCTCAAAGCAACAAACAACCTTTCgtactaaggtggtgtttagattgagaaaatttttgggtgaaatgtcacgtcaaatgtttgaccgtatgttggaagaggtttttggacacgaatgaaaaaacgaattttacggctagcctagaaaccgcgagacgaatcttttgagcctaattaatccatcattagcacatgttggttactgtagcacttatggctaattatagactaattagactcaaaagattcgtcttaagatttcttccgtaactatgcaattagttttttttatctatatttaatgctttatttaggtgtccaaagattcgatgtgatattttttaaaaaaaaattaggaactaaacaagacctaagtGCCCTTTTAGATTGCCAAAATCTTTGGTTGGTAGCAAAAAATTTCGGCGGATTGAGTTTTTTTGGGTAGTTCGACCACTATAACGTGCTGTGCAAAAAAAGGAGGGTGTTCATACTACTGTGCATGGCTGGATTTAATTTCGGACAGGCTGCCCCTCTAATTATGGGTACAATCTGCATGTAATTGccatgagcaattttacaattcTTGAGTAGATACTAAaaggtataaaaaaatttagttaaaaatttgatatctcatGATACCGAGGTATCAAGAggtgaccaaattttattataaaattttaatacctcaTGATGTCTTCTTAAGGACCGGAAAATTGCTCAAGGACCGGAAAATTGCTCATGTGCCAcctatttatgatttaaatGATGTTCACATTAGACATTTAATAGGGGTATTGTTGGCTTCATTTTCTAGGGGTGTTGGGCATTTAATAgggtttagttcccaaaaatttgttccaaatttttttgcaaaaccaCAAATTTTGGCCAACTAAACAGGGCATAattaaggaagaaaaaaatgtgaatgACAGAAGCATGAGATGGACTTCATCTACCATTTCAGTATTTCAGCAAGACTTCATTAAATAAGCATCTCTTGTCCAATTACAATGTGCCTTGCTCCCGGTATAGACACATATGTACTTATGTAGTTTCGAGTCTCAAGTCCGTtgaagatatagatatatataatataacaatatacagaaccgaaggaaaaaaaaaagacgaacTCGGAAGCTGGACGAGCAAAATCCAGTAGCTTCTGCATGTATAAACTTCCTTGGAAGAGATTATTTACCGAGGGAATGGATCTGAGTCTCCCAGTGCCGAACTGCCGATGCGAGCTAATCGAACCTGACATTCAAAAACCTTCCTTTTTTCCCGTTTTCAGAGAACAGAACGCAAAAATTGCAAGTGAATCGAGCTTGCCTGTAACCTATGAATGCTTTTATTGAGATGGCAGAGAAACACCACCCTCGCCGAGCCTTCTCTACAGAGACCACAgctttttttattcacattGAAGGGGCCTATGACAACTGATGTGGAAATGGGCAGAAAAGATTGCATTAGCAgcgccatatatatatatagtataacaTGGGCAAAATCAAGTAGAATTCGAACCAACCTGTGTCAAGTGATTGAAAAATTGTGCTGAGCTCTCGGCTCAGAAAAATCAGCGACCACCACCAGGACTTGAGCTACCACCAGATGTTGTGTTAGTCTGAGCACGCATCATGGTGTCTGCCGGGAAAACCCCTTTCGGCAATATTGATCCAACAGGCTCGGATGCTGCTACTGGCGATGTTACTTGGTTGACAGATTGGTCTTTGGTCGAAATATATTCTGGCCTTAAATCTGGGGAAGACGAAGATGCAGCCAATGTGGCAATAGAGAAGCCAATAGGATATGGGGCAATTGGCATGTCAGAGAGGGGCAAAGCAGATGGATTGTAGCTCAGTGTACCCATTGGGTGATCATACTTGCACGCAACTCCATATCTGCAATATCCATTTTGGGCATAGTATGCACAAGGCTGAGCCCCCTGCAGGTTGAGATAACAGAAAAGGCGCTGTAAGAAACCAAGTATCGTCTTTTCtacagaaaaaggaaaaacaaacacatacatacataggaCTTTAAGCACAATCATGTTCTTTTGGGCATAGAAAACAAATCTGACGTTGTACATGATTAATCGCAACAATATATTCGATCGAAACGCACAAAGCAAGGTAATTTCaccatccttgagaagatatagaaatataacacattttctagtgtaaaactTGGTACCTCTAGGCACTAGGTACCAGGAAGGAGGTACCTAAATGTAATTTCTCAGAGACCACAAAATTTCTCACAAAGCAAATGTAAAGGAAAACATATGAAGAGTAGGTGCTGTCCTaacacatattttacaaacaaCCTTTTTGTGCAGTGCATACTAAATCAGGATATTACACTAAGAAACAATTAGTATGAGATTGCAACTAAACAAAATGATGTTACAAAACctccaaaatatttaatgaaaagaaataatattgGTAATGGATATTTTCACAATATATGGGGCATGTTTCACTACACAAGAATGTTAAATCAGACAATAGCATTTTAAACCATACATGTTATGTTATTCAAAGTCCCCTATATTTGCTGAAGTTAGCACTTCAATCAGATTGATTTCTGATTTATGGTAATATTTAGGAGTCCATGTATTTGCAATACTATAACTTGCTCAGGAGCACTATACAGATGTCAcaactaaataaaatcaatGTGACACTGACGTGACCAAACACATGTCATCCTCACAATGAATGTTATTCCAATAATACATGTTCAGTATCATTGAGTAAATTTTCCCTTTGGAATATTATGAATGCTTTATGCCTTTAtccaatcaaaataaataaaaattacaaaaatagcTTCAGAACTCAGGAGGTAAGTTTGAACAAAGtatcttattttattcaaGTTTCAACCAAGCTTTGGATGCACAAATATGGGGACAATATGACAGCTATATTTCTCAGATAACCAATATTGTGGTTAAGAAGTAATCATCTGCGTTAGAGCGTGAAAATAGCAGTTCAATGAGCTCAGAGCGCCTAAATAATTAGCCATGAGAAAGATTGAAATGCCCCCAAACCTTTTTTTAGTTCCTTTGCAACCATAAGTAAGAAGCACAGGAACACGATCACACGCACAAACACAGAAACACGTGTGTGTGCAAGTGCATCTCCAAAACACGTACTTAAGACTGAAAGAGCAAGGATAAATCCATAAACCTCAACAAAATTCCTACTGAAAGTGCATGTAGAGAATATTATCATCAGGATGGACTGGCTCTTGTAGACAAGAGGCTTCAACAAGTAGTTGAGTGATCATTTAACTTATATGACTAGTTCCTACaacctttgttctttttttttttgaaaaaaatacatataagcAACTTCTTTTATTCTATAATAATGAGAAAGCATGGACCTTAGGACTATGGAGGTTCATCCCACTTTCAGGGACATATTGACGGTAAAAGGTGGTGCAAGTTTCTACGGCACATATTACAGGTTTCAGGGTACTCACCGGACGAAGTGGAAGACAAAGGGGGTTGAACATATAATTAGATTTAGGTGCACTCAAGTCTCGAGGATGATGGTATTTACATGTAGCTCCAAATTTGCAATCCCCTGTTCTCATGTAATATTGACAGTCAGGCTGCCCTGGTCGCTCAGGGAATCCATGTTCTTGCTGATTATTGCTCGATTGTCCAGTTGAGGAAGCATATGGAACATAAGGACCACCATAAGCAATCGTAGAGGAAGATCCATGGTGCCCCATGCCATACACAGGTCCACCTTGAACATTCTGTTGAGCTCCACCTGACACCACAGGGTTTACCGAAGCCTGCATCAAAtagagttaaaattttgatgagaaaattttcattattaCATTGACTCTTTATTTTCCAACATGACTTTGATATCTATCGTTGAATGTGTCAATAATTTTGCCCCTTCTGATTGTTTGCTTAATAAGTTAGCAATGGCCAGTTATTGAGGCTGTCATCAGTGAATGCCTTCCTGCTCTTGCCTAAAAGACAATAAGCCTATTCTCCATCTTACAGTTTAGATTACAATGGCCCTgcttcatatttataaattgtttccAGAGTATCACATATAAGTTGTCTGCTATgccttatttttcttattcattTTGCCTTTAACATTATAGTTGGTAGTCATGTCCAATGAGTTGATCATTTtgcatttcatattataagttggTTGTCATGTTCCAATTTGTTGATCCATTTTACATTTATAGCTATGCtgtttatttttccaaaataaaacatataattcaAATCAATTACCGGATAAGGGCTCCATCCTTGCAGTGGGACCATTCCAGATGAGAGCATCATTGGGGTGTAAGAGCCTGGCATATATGATCCAGGAACCACAGGTGGTCTCCCCATTTGCCAATTTGCAATAGAAGCATATGGATGGGGGGAAGGTATAGATGGAGACTGTAATGGCGGATATATTCCAGGAGTCATCGGAACACCGCCAAATTCCGGATGATGAAATTTACACGTAGATCCAAATTTACATTGCCCAGTCTTCATGTAGTAGGAACACTCCTTCTCACCCTGCATTTTATTTGTACCAACAAtctctttttcaaaaaaagggaaaaaaaaacgtgtgAATAAGCAACATTTTAGGAGAGATTTCACACCAGGCGTATAGGGAATCCACTGTTGTTTAACATAACAGGTAGTACAGATCCATCTTGCTTAGGATGGTGATATTTGCAATTGGAACCAAATTTGCAAGTCCCAGTTTTCATGTAATACTGTagaacaatgaaaaaaattaataaagttgCAAGTCATATGAACATGATACTAAAATTGTTGTGTGCTTAACAATCTCTGCCAGTgattatttcaaatttatgttgTCCCTGCCTGCCAGCCTGCTAGTCAACAAACACAGAATAAATGGTCCAAATCCATGCCCAATTGATGCTggtcttttttctttgcatgAAAGGTAAGTTAATTCAAGTGACAAACTGTTTAGTTTGTGTACCTCGCATATAGGTTGACCCACCCTTTCTGGATAATCCAATGCCGCTGCATTCTTAGCACCTCCACCAAACTacattttgaaaaaagaaaagcaactACTCAATTTCAATGTTCCAAATTCAAGTGACATTACTACCTATAGACAACATACAATAGGCAAATATGGTATCACACACCCACAGACCAACTATTTCATTTCTTGATGAAAACAGAAAcatggaaactaaacaggcaATCTCAATGGACAtcagtttcaattttttttagaaagataACAGCTGCAACAGAAGCATATACCTTCTAAGAAGTAGGCAGTATTGAATACTACTGTATCTTTTGCAAATTAGACCAGTCAAATTCAGAATTGAAAAGGTAAGTATCAGCCAACCAAATATTCTACAAAAAGACTTTGTTaatcaacaaaaaagaacTTGCTAACCAACGGTAAAAACAGACAAGATTTCAACCCCACAATCGACAATCCAACATGTCTTTCTTTTGGCACATTTGATTTAACCAAGCAAACTAATGACAAATTGACAATGGAATGAGAAAATGAGggatatttttatgttatcaGGATCTGACATGATATTACTTTAAGGATAGATTGAACACACAAGTGTAACATCTCAAGATACATATAGTATAACCGGTAAAACTACAAACCAGTTTAAGCAAAATTAGTAACAAGAATAGtcaataaagaaaaacaagtaaaCTTAACGCAGCCAATAAAGCAGGCAAAGCTTTCTGCTTCCAAAGGGATATTCAAGGGCTTCTAAATGCAGAGTTCCACCTCCACCGCAAACCCAAACTCTAATGCTGCTGCCTGATGAGTGCCATAGATGTGCCGGAGAAGATCTCGCTAGTGGCAGGCCCAATTTCGAGCTACAGAAGAACTACATTAGCGAAATCACTAATCCCTATGGCACGATCCTCACCGGGGACTACCTCGATCACACAGAAAATCCACCCCATTCGCACGCGCGCCAACACAAACCGCGGGCGCACCGAACCAGATCGGGAAAGAAAGCGCgcgaaggagaggagaggcggggAAGCGGGTCGTCCTCACCTCAGTGCCGCCGCGATCGCGCGGGTGGTTGTAGCGGCAGCGGTCCCCGAAGCCGCACGCGCCGGTGCGGAGGTAGTAGACGCAGTCCTCCTCCCCCGGCCGCTCCggcagcctcgccgccgcgtccccctcccctcctcctcctccacctccacctccaccgcccccCAGCCCCATCCTCCACATCGCCCCTGcaaccaaaaccaaaccacCACCAAGCTCATCCACCCACCGCCAGCCAACGCACCGGAGATCCACGCCCCCCGTACTAACGCCGAGATCTATAgccaaaaaaacaacaacagcagcacgTACCTTCGAGACCGGTGTCGGGTCCGGCACCatctcccccctcccctcctccccctcccccacccgcCACGGCGTGCTGCGGCTGCTCcatggcgtcggcgtcggcggccgcggcggcgatcgagcgatcggaggaggaggagatcgggGGGGTTTTGTTTCCTcttattctctctctctcctctcctctctcgcgttTCCTTCCACCACCACTCCGGTGTGGTGTGGCTACTGCTCTCtcattctctctcctctgttttttttttcctctcctttttttccGCTGGTTTTTGCAGCACCTGTCCGGGTTTCACTTTCACACGGGGTTGGTTTCTTCTGTTTCtcgatttctttttttttttgaatctcTTTTTATATCTTGTTTTCTGTGtgtttctttatttaattaatctgaCTATCTGAGGTTACTTTAATGgagatgggggggggggggattgaTGGTGATTTTGCTCGTTGCATAAATGTGGGGTGGGCGGTAACGGTTGGAGTCAAGGGTGTGTTTGATTCACGGTTAAGgatcagttttttttggttgtgtgAATATGGCGATACAgtctttttgtttggttgtagGGATAAAGATGGATCTGGCGATgaagttttttgtttggtttgaggGATTAGGATGAATTTGTAGG
This is a stretch of genomic DNA from Oryza brachyantha chromosome 1, ObraRS2, whole genome shotgun sequence. It encodes these proteins:
- the LOC102717203 gene encoding zinc finger CCCH domain-containing protein 6; this encodes MEQPQHAVAGGGGGGGEGGDGAGPDTGLEGAMWRMGLGGGGGGGGGGGGEGDAAARLPERPGEEDCVYYLRTGACGFGDRCRYNHPRDRGGTEFGGGAKNAAALDYPERVGQPICEYYMKTGTCKFGSNCKYHHPKQDGSVLPVMLNNSGFPIRLGEKECSYYMKTGQCKFGSTCKFHHPEFGGVPMTPGIYPPLQSPSIPSPHPYASIANWQMGRPPVVPGSYMPGSYTPMMLSSGMVPLQGWSPYPASVNPVVSGGAQQNVQGGPVYGMGHHGSSSTIAYGGPYVPYASSTGQSSNNQQEHGFPERPGQPDCQYYMRTGDCKFGATCKYHHPRDLSAPKSNYMFNPLCLPLRPGAQPCAYYAQNGYCRYGVACKYDHPMGTLSYNPSALPLSDMPIAPYPIGFSIATLAASSSSPDLRPEYISTKDQSVNQVTSPVAASEPVGSILPKGVFPADTMMRAQTNTTSGGSSSPGGGR